The region GAATCTAATTGTGGATGAAAATTTATCAGATAACACTAGTTCCTGCATATGCTGTGCTTGTCCAATATTGATTGAACTACATATCAATGACAAGAGTGCATTACATGAGAAAAGCATTTACAAACTGAtatgaaataatatttaacaCAGCTCTTGAATGCCAGAGCTGAGAGAAGAAACGGTAAAACTGAATGCAAACACCAACAAATTGGACTTCAAATTGTTGCACTAATCTTGTCGAAAAAGAAGTCcaggataaaaaaattaacaggcCGATTAGATGAGTCTGAAAATCTTGTCTAGTATGGGCCTGTTCAGTGTCAACTTTGTTGGATAATTGGACGGAAGTATTCTTTTGCGATTATACTCATTAGTTTCAGCACAATCTCCAAAATTGAGACTCTCAGTATAACTTGGTTCCAGCTTGGTAACTGATGACATGGCGGCCAGCATGAAAAGGGGACAGCAAGCAAAATAAAGACAATATGAGCCCCAAATACACATGGATGACCAACTAGTTAACTtcgtaaatttttataaaaggaCCAACCAAGGAACTGCAAGGCACTACAAGGCTACAAACTATGCTGCACACCAAACTATTATGAAAATAGAGAACAGCATTTTGTACCATGAAAGCATGAAAAATCATACGCAAGGGCAGACCACATAGAGTCATAGACCTAGGAGCATGTTTCCTTCTTATACATACCTTGAAATTATTGTCCCATTTACAGAAGCAATCTGCACATATTCATCTCCCACAGCAATATTTGACCAATCAAAATGAATTCTCccaccgccacctcctcctccaccagtcGGTCCACCAGTACCACCGGCAACCGATAAAGATGAGTTTTCCTCTAATATAAGGGATTGTAGAAACAAAAGAATCGTACCACCAGAGCCGCCCCCCAACCCACCATTTTGTGTGCCATTTGATTTTATATCTGTCTTTCCATGACTTTGACCATCAGCCATTAATGAACCATAAATTTCCAGTCTCGAAAGAGGCCACTTCATGGATCCCATTACTAGAACAAATAGTATGAGCATCAGTAGTAAAAAGGCATAAGATATATGTGAATGAagaaattaaaacttattaacatatgatataatagtataatttataaCTGTCGATAAGAAAGAGaaactatatattaaaatattcatgaataattctacaaaaaaaaatccactgaCCAACATGCAAGAAACACAGTTATTGTTTCTGTATTCACATCAAAGATTTTTGCTGAAGGAAATGGAAGTTAGGCAAATTAACGACAGCTTGTTCATTTTCACACTACTTCTTTGCTAATTTATACTTCTTTGtttgacaaattagatgaatAAATTCCAGGCAGATTCTGAATTTGaaaaacaataagaaaataTCCTGCCACCAGTCCCAATATTTTCTATCactaaatcataaattttttaagatcATAAATTTTAAAGGTGAAAGGAATGATGAcaaaccaaaccctaaattaCTGAAGCTAGGtatatccaaaaattaaaaatgtggGGGGTCTTTAGATTGACAACTCTTTATCATTTTTTCAGATTATTTCTAGCCCAAAACAAGAACACAAGTGGAAAGAAATgaaactaaaagaaaagaaaatacctAGACTCTGCTTGATAGCATTCACCATTTTTGTGGAAAGCTTGTGATTTGATTGGGCTCACAAAGAAGAGATGGACACACTTCAACAACATTGATGGTGCTTAAGAGTAATTGTAAGCTAATCAAGTGGTCAGTAAAATTGTTGACAGATGAGATTACTCAACCATAACTAAGCCAGAATTATGAATCAGTTGCTGCCAGCACACAAACTAAGGCAACTGCTATAGAGAATCATCAAAATATAACAGAATCAAATCTTACAGGGAATCATctttaaaaaaggaaaggaactaaacaattataaaaatttccaCACACTATAGATAGAAGACTACCATGATCATGCAAGCACCTTGCTGTCGTTATATAGAATGGGGAAAACATTATAATGACAAGAAACAAGAAAACAATTGTTTACGGTCCAAGCAGGCAACAACTATATGCTAAATGATATTTGTCAGATAGAAATGTATTGAGATGAAAAAAGCACTGACCAATCATTCCCCCGCCAACAACATTTTCAGCTGAGTCGCTAGGCCCAACACTCCCACTTCCCAGCTCACAAGGGAGATCGGCATCACCGTACTCTGGGCCACCGTCAATAAGCATTCCATTATAAAACCCTGACCCACCCTTCCCTCCATGCCCAGCACCCCCTCCAGCTCCATGTATTAGAAATTTCCCTTCACCGATGCCCTCTTTGCaacctttagtgcaaaatttcACAGCAATTGCATGACACTTCAGTGAGACCAGAAAAACAATGTTTAACTACATGCTACTTTAGCTTTATTCTTCAATGAAGGAATGCTGAATCACCTAACTCTGAGGCACTTATAGTGCCGTATTTTTTAATGTTGACAGTCCTTGCTCGATGAATGTGAATGATACTTCCTTTAACCACACCACTAACTGTGATATCCTCAACACGACATATCTGCAATAATTACTCGGTTGTAAGAAGTAATCATTGGCAATTATAGAAAGAAAATATCAGCAAGCAATATTGTTCATAAACATTAACTGGCTTATAGAAGAAAAGACATAGTAGCATGGTATAGTGATCTACTACACAAAATTCAACGAAATTGCACAATACATGGTTATGAAACATCAGGCATGATGAAAAGCAAACATATTATGAGATCGTTTACTTATGGAACCTAAAATTATTGGACCATCATTTGCAATATAATGTATAACATATCAAACCACAGATGCTTTCagcacgcacacacacacacacacacacacacacacacacacacacatacacacacactagCGATTCAACCTAATGTTTAAGCGTAGAGGGTTTGTTATCCAACAGCAGAGACccatcttttcttcaaaatatatttttcaatttgatcatttgcaatcatgaaaaaaaaagcaGCCTTGATTGATAATCTCTTACTTGAAGTGTGAAAGACAAGGAACTATTCACATGACAATCATCAGGAGGCATGATTAGCTCGTTTGGGCATGTCTGGCTCTTACAACGTGACTGATCAAACCTGAAAGAGATATGTTTAAGCTAATATGTGGCTCATAAGCATTAAAAGGAGGATTCATAGGAAGGTATGCATTCCAAGATCCACAATGAACTTACAAGTTGCTCTCAACTTCATCATTTATTGGAGCCTGAAGCAAGGAACCAGGTCCAACCTGCACAATGAtaagaaatagtgtaacattGAATATATAACAGAAAACTAAATAAAGGCTCTAAAAGTTTTCTACTTCCCAATTTTTATCTATAAACATTCCACAAACTCCTAGTTAATGTCATCACATCATACATGCATACACATGTACAGCATATACGAGGTATTAGTCCTTAACaacatttttttcatttcatttcactCTGTAGCTATCCTCGAATGACTTCTTGAGTACTCAATTGATAGATTACATCAAACCTAGAATGTGAACACTAGAAGTATTAACTTCAAAAGTTCGCAATAAAAGCAGCTTTACTACAAGGAACCTTTTGATGCACTAAGTGCGAATAAAGAACCTGAAATAGTTTAGTAACAACAGATCCTAACGTCCTGTTGTTTGGACGAATCAGCACCCATTCGACAATTGATCGGCACGATACGCCTTTAGCTTCTATTCCAGTTTTAAAACAGTTCACTAAATTCACAACCGGCATCCACCAACAGAAGCATGTCCTGCTAATCTCTTCAATTGATTTTTGCAATCTAGACTAAGGTATTTACTGGTATAGACAACTAGAGCCTTTGGCACATGACAATTGCACAAGTTAAAGAAACAATAAACTGATAAAGTTTCTAGAAGTAACAGTATACAACTCTACAAAGTCTTCATTAGCAAGTGATGTAAACTCTGATACAATGATCTTACTTCAATGTTATAAAATAGTGACAGGAAAAGGCGCTGAGCTCTGATTCCATCACCAGGACCTGACAGGTTGAGAAGCCCTTGACCATAGACACCCAAGTCAGCATTTGAAGAAATGACGGAATTATGCTGCGACAAGCACAAACAGTTCATTTACCcaacttcaaagcaaaataAGCAACAAAACCAGTTTAACAGAAGCAAGATGCTATTACTAACTTCCATACCCTAAGAACAACTAAATTTCTTGCTTCAAGCATAGATGTACTGACATCACTATTACCACCACCATCTATCTGAATTGTGGAGTCCCACATCAGCAGCATTTTAACATACATCCTAAATGCGCCATAAACCTTCAACCACAAAAGAAATTGCTTAGAGATCGAAGAGCTTTTATTTATGAATGTGCTAAGGTGACTGCCTTATCAATTGAAAGAGTGCTGAAAACTCCGATGCATATATTCTGTTCATACATATGGTGCATATATGTTAAGTCTGTATACAATGTACCAAGTGATTAGGAAGTTGTCAGCAAAGAAGCTTGCCTTAATGACAGAATCACTCATAAGAAGCTCTTCAGCAACCAGCTCAAACTCAGAAACTGGATACTCAGACAGCCCAAAGCATATGCTCCCCCCATCAAGGAGTTTGATTTGGCCTTTTACCTAACAATACAGaatagaataacaaaaaaaaaaaaaaacaaagggacAAGCTTTTAGGTGATTTAGCTATATATTAAATTCAAGTGTTTAATATTGGAAGCAACTTAGTAAAAGACAACCCAAGAGTATTTGAGGATCAGATAAGATATTTGCAGGCAACCAGCAGAAAGAAGTGCAAAAATGAGTAGAGGATAAATACTGTGCCTAAAACCTAGGAAGTGTACTTCAGCACAAGGAAGAAACAATTTAATGATTGTTAAAAACAGAACAGTACATCATGATACAAATCATGCAGCACCTTTTTAGTCCTAGTCaagtttattattatcatatgcAGTAGATATGAACCGAAATGAATATTAATGCAGTAGTAACTCTTATTCCTTCCAAATAATGTCTTCGaccaagaaaaaagaaaaatgagggATTCATTTTAATCTAAACTTACCGTGTCTCAACATATAAGTGAATCTGAatcacaaaaaatttaatagcctAATTGGTCACTATTTTTAAGATTTGTAACCACCACAAACACATTCCACCCCCCCAACTAAGCATAGATAGACCAATCTTAAGCTCCCAAATAATGTCTTCAACCAAAAACAAAAGAGGAGATAAAACCTGCAAGCTAAAAACTGTCAGCGGTAACAAAAACATATTGAATAACAACCTGCACTCTGGACCACAGCAAAGGAACTAAAGCTCTCGCATTAGATTCCACATATACATTTGACCACAGTATAGTCACAGGAAAATCCAGCAGCGGAGTCTCAGTCCTTGTTGTGAAATTGTTATTGCTGACCTTAAGAGTCTGCAATGATCTATCATATACAGTCCCAGCAGCACCACCATTATCAGGACAGCCAAAACTCTCCCCACCTGCTCACACAAAAGAAATGGTAATGTTCCAACAAAAAATAGTCAAAATTTCAGGTATAATAGAAGAAaacaaggagaaaaaaaaacacaaataaatCCCGACACTAAACTTTTGAATGCTTTAAAACATCAAAATTATCATCCATGACGACCGGCACAATCAAAAGAACCATTCATTAAAACACAAATACTGACACAAAACTTTTGAATGctgtaaaatatcaaaaaatatcaAGTCCATGCCTACCCAGACGGCTAGCAAATGGAAAACTCAAACACAAAAAGTATATCAACTATAAGGAGAAAAACAATGCTTCCAAGGAACAAGTCCTGAATAGTACTAACCATGAACAGTAATTGTTACATCTTGCTGTATGCTATAACAATCCACAGATATCCTACCGCCACCTCCTCCACCCCATCCATTTCCACCAGCAGCACTAATAGTACCATTTCCAGTCCTAAGCAGGAAGGATAACGACCATAAGTATAGCAACAAAAATTGGAATAAGCATTGAAAAGGATCTAGAATGTTTTCTGGAAGTGCAACAACGGTCCCACACATCAAATGTGACTTAGGCATCTGTAGTATTCAAAGTCACATTCCGGCCTCCTTTATTTCAATTGtagaattttcaaatatagATCCTTGAGAGGGAAAGTAATATACTGAGAGGGAAAGAACAGAGAAcagaaaaataatgaaagaacAGATAACAGAAAATACTATATTGAGAGGGAAAGTGATCCTCACAGCTTAAAAGCATGGATAATAATGCTTCCACCAGATCCACCTCCTCCATTAAGACCTCCTGCGCCTCCTTCTGCCAGTATAGATCCATCAATAAGCAAGGATTTATCAACTTTGAGCATGACACGACCCCCACCATCACCTCCATATTGGTTTTCCAAAGATGAATTGCCTCCTTTGCTCCCATAACTCCATGGGTGGGACAAAGTTGACCAGGCATACACATCCCCACCCCAATTTGTCTTGTTCGACTTCACACAGGAAGCACCACGCCCGCCATGCCCTCCACCAGCTCCGTCATGGCCAATGGGCGTCCCACTAGTCTGTGATGGTGGCAGCCCCCCTAAAGATGTTGTGTTTATTGTCGAATGGTGATCCAGCATAACATCTGTGGCGTCAAAACTAACAGATCCTGCAATAATTTCTGCATGTGCACCAATTTTAATATTTCCTGAAACATTAACAGTGATGGAGCAACCTTTGACCGGGCACATGATCTTAACACGTGAAGATATCTCCACATTTCCGTTTCCATATATACATAGATCATTGTCTAGATACAAGCTTGAACTCAACCGGCATGTCGTGTTAAATGATCCAATACCATTCAAGTCCTCACAAGACAAGGAATTCCCCAAAAAGGTTTTACATGATAGCTCTTCAAAGTAGATACTTTCTTTTCCACCGTAATTTTCATCCAGAACCAGACCTAAATATTTATCAGACAAGGACGCAAAGCTTTTGACCAAAAggatgaaaatgaaaagaagTCCTGGAGTAGAGAACCG is a window of Ananas comosus cultivar F153 unplaced genomic scaffold, ASM154086v1, whole genome shotgun sequence DNA encoding:
- the LOC109704746 gene encoding uncharacterized protein LOC109704746; protein product: MVMPSELKHGNFFRFSTPGLLFIFILLVKSFASLSDKYLGLVLDENYGGKESIYFEELSCKTFLGNSLSCEDLNGIGSFNTTCRLSSSLYLDNDLCIYGNGNVEISSRVKIMCPVKGCSITVNVSGNIKIGAHAEIIAGSVSFDATDVMLDHHSTINTTSLGGLPPSQTSGTPIGHDGAGGGHGGRGASCVKSNKTNWGGDVYAWSTLSHPWSYGSKGGNSSLENQYGGDGGGRVMLKVDKSLLIDGSILAEGGAGGLNGGGGSGGSIIIHAFKLTGNGTISAAGGNGWGGGGGGRISVDCYSIQQDVTITVHGGESFGCPDNGGAAGTVYDRSLQTLKVSNNNFTTRTETPLLDFPVTILWSNVYVESNARALVPLLWSRVQVKGQIKLLDGGSICFGLSEYPVSEFELVAEELLMSDSVIKVYGAFRMYVKMLLMWDSTIQIDGGGNSDVSTSMLEARNLVVLRHNSVISSNADLGVYGQGLLNLSGPGDGIRAQRLFLSLFYNIEVGPGSLLQAPINDEVESNLFDQSRCKSQTCPNELIMPPDDCHVNSSLSFTLQICRVEDITVSGVVKGSIIHIHRARTVNIKKYGTISASELGCKEGIGEGKFLIHGAGGGAGHGGKGGSGFYNGMLIDGGPEYGDADLPCELGSGSVGPSDSAENVVGGGMIVMGSMKWPLSRLEIYGSLMADGQSHGKTDIKSNGTQNGGLGGGSGGTILLFLQSLILEENSSLSVAGGTGGPTGGGGGGGGRIHFDWSNIAVGDEYVQIASVNGTIISSGGAGNGGGYYGGEGSITGKTCPKGLYGTFCNVCLLEPSWFYINLYFRSQLLLGAVKLYVSSKML